One stretch of Gemmatimonadales bacterium DNA includes these proteins:
- a CDS encoding serine/threonine-protein kinase — MTDLRSRVQESLAGSYTLEHELGGGGMSRVFVAQENRLERRVVVKVLSPELAAGMSLPRFEREIRVAASLQQANIVQVLAAGDIDGLPYYTMPYIEGESLRARLGRGALSIAEIVSILRDVSRALVYAHERGVVHRDIKPDNVLLSGHTAVVTDFGIAKAISAAQTGGDRPDGGVAQATLTQLGTAIGTPAYMAPEQAAGDPSTDHRADIYAFGCMAYELIASRPPFPNLPPHKLVFAHMSEAPQPVGELRADCPPALAALVMQCLAKDPIQRPANATELLHRLDAVASTSGTGGALPAILIGGPRTIWRALGIYALAFVAVAILARAAIIAIGLPDWVFTGALIVMALGLPVVLFTAYTQVIARRAATATPTFTPGGTQAAAPQGTMATLAIKASPHLSWQRTARGGMIAVGVFVLLVAGFMTLRALGIGPAGSLLAAGKFAANDKIVVAAFDSPGADSSLGSTIAEAVRTTLSESRALHVIPTTTIVSTLEQMKRPDTARVDFATAREIAQRNGAKAVVAGTIVPAGSGYVITIRLVAAESGNELASFSESANNTGDLIPAVDRVTKSLRRKIGESLKSVRESPPLQQVTTASIGALRSYAAAMRTNDVVGDYPAAIRQFHDAIQQDSNFAMAWVQLAYSLQTLGGAANIAATHAALTTAFRLRDRLPERERYNVEGGYYLDVPNDRAKAIVALRRAVELDSTNDDAANTLAVTLGETRDTGAIAAYRLALRSDSADGTILYNLATEFSQIGHHSGVDSILALLASRHVPFPTGPIRFPEYWQRRQYDSAGLVARAGVDSASPFRVATSLGGLSQLASVEGRLHDAERLYAQSNAGKARARGDTVSPYQVAYVQALYDGIDRRDVPRGLADLDSTMRATPVGSTPVATDQSNWAALAYGLLGNATRAREILNQHEARLDTLARRQQTVMSARVRGTIAMAEGKTDSAVSWFRRGDVEADGLPTGKCEVCTPYLIGLAFDHGHQADSARKYWTQFVEMNGNGRISADPYFLAPTLYRLGELYQQAGDSKHAIGYYSRFADLWAKADPDLQPQVAKARAQVAELLKAKG, encoded by the coding sequence TTGACCGATCTCCGATCGCGCGTTCAAGAGTCGCTGGCGGGGAGCTATACCCTCGAGCACGAGCTCGGCGGCGGCGGGATGTCCCGCGTCTTCGTCGCCCAGGAAAACCGCCTCGAACGCCGGGTGGTGGTCAAGGTCCTCTCCCCCGAACTCGCCGCCGGGATGTCGCTGCCGCGGTTCGAGCGCGAGATCCGCGTCGCCGCCTCGCTGCAGCAGGCCAACATCGTCCAGGTCCTCGCCGCAGGCGACATCGACGGGCTGCCGTACTACACGATGCCCTACATCGAGGGCGAATCGCTTCGCGCCCGCCTCGGCCGCGGCGCGCTGTCGATCGCCGAGATCGTCAGCATCCTCCGCGACGTGTCGCGCGCGCTGGTCTACGCCCACGAGCGCGGCGTGGTCCATCGCGACATCAAGCCCGACAATGTCCTGCTCTCCGGGCACACTGCGGTCGTCACCGATTTCGGCATTGCCAAGGCAATCAGCGCCGCCCAGACCGGCGGCGATCGCCCCGATGGCGGGGTTGCGCAGGCGACGCTCACCCAGCTCGGCACCGCCATCGGCACCCCGGCGTACATGGCGCCGGAACAGGCCGCCGGCGATCCGTCGACCGACCATCGCGCCGATATCTACGCCTTCGGCTGCATGGCGTACGAGCTGATCGCGAGCCGGCCGCCGTTCCCGAACCTCCCGCCGCACAAGCTCGTCTTCGCGCACATGAGCGAAGCACCGCAGCCGGTCGGCGAACTCCGCGCCGATTGCCCGCCGGCGCTCGCCGCGCTGGTGATGCAGTGTCTCGCGAAGGATCCTATCCAGCGCCCGGCGAATGCCACCGAGCTGCTCCATCGCCTCGATGCGGTGGCATCGACATCCGGTACCGGCGGCGCCCTCCCGGCGATCCTGATCGGCGGGCCGAGGACGATCTGGCGCGCGCTGGGGATTTATGCCCTCGCGTTCGTCGCGGTCGCGATTCTCGCTCGTGCGGCGATCATCGCGATCGGTCTCCCCGACTGGGTCTTCACCGGCGCCCTCATCGTGATGGCGCTGGGACTCCCCGTGGTCCTCTTCACCGCGTACACCCAGGTCATCGCGCGCCGAGCAGCGACCGCGACGCCGACCTTCACCCCCGGCGGCACACAGGCCGCAGCACCGCAGGGAACGATGGCGACGCTCGCGATCAAGGCGAGCCCGCACCTCTCGTGGCAGCGCACCGCACGCGGCGGGATGATCGCCGTCGGTGTCTTCGTGCTGCTCGTCGCCGGCTTCATGACACTCCGCGCCCTCGGCATCGGCCCCGCAGGGTCGCTCCTCGCTGCCGGGAAGTTTGCTGCCAACGACAAGATCGTCGTCGCCGCATTCGACTCGCCCGGCGCCGATTCGTCACTCGGATCGACGATCGCCGAAGCGGTTCGGACCACGCTCTCCGAGAGCCGCGCGCTGCACGTCATACCGACCACGACGATCGTCTCGACACTCGAACAGATGAAGCGCCCCGACACCGCGCGTGTCGACTTCGCCACGGCGCGCGAGATCGCCCAGCGCAACGGTGCCAAGGCGGTCGTCGCCGGAACGATCGTCCCGGCTGGAAGCGGCTACGTCATCACGATACGGCTCGTCGCGGCCGAGAGCGGCAATGAGCTCGCGTCGTTCAGCGAATCGGCCAACAACACCGGCGACCTGATTCCCGCGGTCGATCGGGTGACCAAGTCGCTCCGTCGCAAGATCGGTGAATCGCTCAAGTCGGTGCGCGAGTCGCCACCGCTCCAGCAGGTGACGACGGCGTCGATTGGCGCCCTCCGCAGCTACGCCGCGGCGATGCGCACCAACGATGTGGTCGGCGACTACCCGGCCGCGATCCGTCAATTCCACGACGCCATTCAGCAGGACAGCAACTTCGCGATGGCCTGGGTGCAGCTCGCCTATTCGCTGCAGACCCTTGGCGGCGCCGCCAACATCGCGGCAACCCACGCCGCTCTCACCACTGCCTTCCGACTGCGCGACCGGCTGCCTGAGCGGGAGCGGTACAACGTCGAGGGTGGCTATTACCTCGACGTCCCGAATGATCGCGCCAAGGCGATCGTCGCCCTCCGTCGCGCAGTGGAGCTCGACTCCACCAACGACGACGCGGCGAATACCCTTGCCGTGACACTCGGTGAAACGCGTGACACCGGTGCCATCGCGGCGTACCGGCTCGCGTTGCGATCTGACTCGGCCGACGGCACGATCCTCTACAACCTCGCGACGGAGTTCTCCCAGATCGGGCACCACTCGGGGGTCGATTCGATATTGGCGCTCCTTGCCAGCCGGCATGTGCCGTTTCCAACCGGCCCGATCCGATTCCCCGAATACTGGCAGCGGCGACAGTACGATTCGGCAGGGCTTGTCGCCCGTGCCGGCGTCGATTCCGCATCTCCGTTCCGCGTGGCGACGTCACTGGGCGGACTGAGCCAGCTCGCGTCGGTGGAAGGGCGCCTGCACGACGCCGAGCGACTGTATGCTCAATCGAATGCCGGCAAGGCACGCGCGCGCGGCGATACCGTCAGTCCATACCAGGTGGCGTACGTCCAGGCGCTCTACGATGGAATTGACCGTCGAGACGTTCCGCGCGGTCTCGCCGACCTCGACTCCACGATGCGCGCAACCCCTGTGGGTTCCACTCCGGTCGCCACTGACCAGAGCAATTGGGCGGCGCTGGCGTACGGCCTTCTGGGAAACGCCACCAGAGCGCGCGAGATACTCAACCAGCATGAGGCTCGGCTCGATACACTGGCGCGCCGTCAGCAAACGGTGATGTCGGCGCGGGTACGTGGAACGATCGCGATGGCCGAGGGGAAGACCGACAGCGCCGTCAGCTGGTTCCGTCGCGGTGACGTCGAGGCCGATGGGTTGCCGACCGGCAAGTGCGAGGTCTGCACGCCGTACCTGATCGGCCTCGCGTTCGATCACGGTCACCAGGCCGACTCCGCGCGGAAGTACTGGACCCAGTTCGTCGAGATGAACGGCAATGGCCGCATCAGCGCCGACCCGTATTTTTTGGCCCCGACGCTCTACCGTCTCGGCGAGCTCTACCAGCAGGCGGGAGACTCGAAGCACGCCATCGGGTATTACAGTCGGTTTGCTGATCTCTGGGCGAAGGCCGACCCGGACCTGCAACCGCAGGTCGCCAAGGCGCGTGCACAGGTGGCGGAGTTGCTCAAGGCGAAGGGATAG
- a CDS encoding adenylate/guanylate cyclase domain-containing protein gives MANAAELRAEVIAILSSEWKRRKGATIPTTESVKLDNDGVELDATVLYADLVDSTDLVNGYKDWFAAEVYKSYLRLACRIIRDNGGDITSFDGDRVMAVYIGESKNSQAAKTALKLNWAVKNILNTEIQKRYTSTTYKVQHVVGIDTSKLFVARTGIRGTNDLVWVGRAANYAAKLCGLRDGSYASIITEDVYNRLEESAKNGGSPRQAMWQKATWQERAMTIYQSSWWWSIG, from the coding sequence ATGGCCAATGCGGCTGAGCTGCGGGCAGAAGTGATCGCGATTCTTTCGTCGGAGTGGAAGCGTCGCAAGGGTGCCACGATTCCCACGACGGAGTCGGTGAAACTAGATAACGATGGGGTCGAGCTGGACGCGACCGTGCTCTATGCGGATCTTGTTGACTCGACGGATCTTGTTAACGGCTACAAGGATTGGTTTGCTGCTGAGGTCTACAAGAGCTACCTGAGGCTGGCATGTCGGATCATCCGTGACAACGGCGGTGATATTACTTCGTTTGACGGCGATCGTGTGATGGCTGTGTACATCGGAGAGTCAAAGAATTCACAGGCCGCGAAGACCGCCCTCAAGCTCAACTGGGCCGTAAAGAATATCCTGAATACGGAGATTCAAAAGCGCTACACCAGCACAACGTACAAGGTCCAGCACGTAGTCGGCATTGACACAAGCAAGTTGTTCGTGGCCCGCACCGGCATTCGCGGCACTAACGACTTAGTGTGGGTTGGTCGGGCGGCGAATTATGCAGCCAAGCTGTGCGGCCTGCGCGATGGGAGTTATGCGTCAATTATTACTGAGGATGTTTACAATCGCCTAGAGGAGTCCGCAAAAAACGGTGGCTCGCCACGCCAAGCGATGTGGCAGAAAGCCACTTGGCAGGAACGCGCCATGACGATTTACCAGTCGAGCTGGTGGTGGTCAATCGGATGA
- a CDS encoding TIR domain-containing protein — MMRSRQLRPRRAAKQRSTNPGLTFTGKSGKRRLRQVVEQQTLVSGDAALASLLIKAGTIRHYNAGESLSIQNASDNDLFLLLSGAVAISVNGRDIATREAGTHVGELALVDSLARRSATITATERVTAMRITEDKFSRIADDYPILWRRIAVEIARRLRDRNRFIRTPNDQPILFIGSSTEGLPVATGIRDAVQGADLIVRLWSDGVFETSRTFIESLVELSKDADCAALLLTADDITVSRGKKKPSPRDNVIFEIGLLMGALGRERVFVLLPKGTDLRLPSDLLGVTCVPYVRRGPKPLAQRLAPCCARIRADIDRLGRR, encoded by the coding sequence ATGATGAGGAGCCGTCAGCTTCGGCCGCGCCGCGCAGCCAAGCAGCGGTCGACGAATCCTGGCCTCACGTTTACGGGCAAGTCCGGTAAACGGCGCTTGCGCCAAGTTGTCGAACAGCAAACCCTCGTTTCCGGCGATGCTGCACTCGCTAGCCTATTGATCAAAGCGGGTACGATCCGCCACTACAACGCCGGCGAGTCGCTCTCGATTCAGAATGCATCGGACAACGATCTGTTTCTGTTGCTCTCCGGTGCCGTCGCAATCAGTGTAAACGGCCGTGACATCGCAACGCGTGAGGCGGGGACGCATGTCGGTGAGCTGGCCCTTGTTGACTCGCTAGCGCGGCGGAGCGCTACGATCACAGCGACAGAACGGGTGACCGCGATGCGGATCACGGAGGACAAGTTTTCGCGCATCGCAGACGACTATCCCATTCTGTGGAGACGGATTGCGGTGGAAATTGCCCGCCGCCTCAGGGATCGGAATCGATTTATTCGAACACCAAACGATCAACCGATTCTGTTTATCGGGTCTTCGACTGAAGGATTGCCGGTTGCGACCGGCATCCGGGATGCTGTTCAGGGTGCGGATCTGATAGTACGGCTATGGAGTGACGGGGTGTTCGAGACGTCCCGCACGTTCATTGAAAGCCTGGTTGAGCTTTCAAAGGATGCGGATTGCGCCGCTCTGCTGCTGACTGCTGACGATATTACAGTGTCCCGGGGCAAGAAGAAGCCGTCTCCGCGAGACAACGTGATCTTCGAAATTGGGTTGCTCATGGGTGCGCTTGGTCGCGAGCGCGTGTTCGTGCTGTTGCCCAAGGGGACGGACCTTCGGCTGCCGTCCGATTTACTCGGAGTCACTTGCGTGCCCTATGTGCGTCGCGGCCCCAAGCCGCTTGCACAGAGACTGGCGCCTTGTTGTGCGAGAATTCGCGCTGACATCGATAGACTGGGAAGACGATAG